The nucleotide sequence TGAGGTTGTAaaatttgatatatgtttttttgtatttctttgtttaaGGAGCACAAGCTGTTAAATTCATGATCacagatttgactcaaattctcatatttgatttataacaatgtaaaacatttatccaaactaagttataagtctaaaataaacaattaataggGCATGGGCATGctaatatgtagcttcgtttcgtgtgtaatTTAGTCTAGACGCCGTCTAATCAAGTATCGAGTTGAGCTCCGGTggccatataagcgatgtaaacataaatatagatataaatagtaaAGCGAACTCGTGCTATCGGATTTTTTTACGTCTGTTTAATTTCTTATTACAgatcaaaatatatatgtttatcatcgtttttaaatgtataagaatgttttttttgtggatcgaaccAGTCAAtgaaatgatttacctttgtttcactttaaatgttgacattctttccCTTTAAATatctttacacatacaattcacgtgttatacatctctagctaaggggttaaattgaagttcacatgaatacggattcaatatGATCGATTTATTCGCTTttaagtgaataattcatcattaaCGTTTCTTACCTTATTTCGACAAAATTTAActatactggctgctaaaagcgaagaATTATTTCActgtttcactttcattaatgattgaacattTTTCCccattatatctgtttgttttgttcactcatcgttgtcaatataattgaaataaactcatcatagatagcaagattaaattttgtatttaccctagacgcgcgtttcgtctacaatatacTCATCGAATCcctaaaagataaaaaaaaaaaaaaaaaaaaaacccaaataaagtacgaatttgaagagcattgaggcccAAAATTactaaagttttgccaaattcagctaaggtaatctatatatgaggaagaaaagccttagtatttcaaaaattcaaaaattttgtaaatatttcctTATCAACTCATCATAGCTAGATAccatgcgactgtcgtacaaaaaaagtcaaatcacaaaaaaaaacttaattccgGGGAaaattctacataagaaaatgcctctaccaagtcaggatcatagttgttatccattcgtttgatgtgtttgagcttttgattttgctattcggtaagggactttccgttttgaattttcttcggagttcagtatttttgtgattttactttttaccacaTTTTAATAAGGTTTGTTTGTATAACTAATTAAATACTGCTAGATCAATAACAACTTAAGTGATCTGTGTAATCATTTCGACGACATTTTAAGCCAATTcgattttctttttacaaaccTGCATATCATCGGTATTCAATTAAGGTATCTCTTGCAGTCAATAGAAACACACGCACAGCGTATCTGTATTGTGCGAACATTAAAATCAGTCTAAGCAACTATCAACTGTTTTCCATAATGTGAACATAATAGTGTATATCAATATCTTCATTTGTCAAACAATTTTCTTCACCTTGTTATTTCGAAGTCTCAGTGCCAATGTTTCAACGGATATGACAAAAAGTAAAGCAGATTAAGGACACTTTTGTCTATTCTCTCCAAAACACTAGTCCcttctatattttatatatctgCGTGatctataaaatttgtaattGCCTGAAATTGaattcaataacttttttttatgtttccagATTGATCTGTGCTAATGAGTTTTGATAAAACGTTTTGCAGTAGTTGAGCTAGTGCATGGGACATAATATTAAGAATTACTTTTAataattctatatttttcttatttaaaaaacacTAGACCGCTACGAGTGAGGTAAACTATTATCTTCACGACccttaatatataatttttaaagtacatttttaaGCTTCTcccaaaacattttgtaaaattctaAGGTCAGACCGACAAGTCCATGAGACTTATTCAATTGCACAATTTGTATTGTTTCAAAGCTTATCAAGCGTAACTGAACCATCATACAATAAGGTTTTTTcgtcatttactttttatttccaaattcaagttgtttttttaatatattcttGATAATGTATCATTCGGATTTTGTGATGAATAATATTTTTCATAAtagtttttaatttaaagttagaGCTTGCTTTGATCgtttaaaacttttttctttcatcttttattctatttattgatttctttaggatgtattcttctgacatttcagtctcgttgaaatctcgttctggaattatttctaaaaaatgtgATACaggtgaaaaatatcaatgaatttaaaaaatgttataatcaaacttaactcGGTGAAAAACTTGGGTATTTCCAATGAGCAGCATTTGAGTAATcaatttttccaattttattaccaatcaagtccttctttttagccaaaattttgagaaaatgggtgagggatacaaaaaattattttaccagAAACATGTTCATCCCACattccttttttcttttcaaattacttagatatgtattttttcaatcatttatacatataagttgaaaaaatatgcaattttaagtttaaaacagagaaaaatctcaaatttacaaaattgataacatggtaaatttgacacaaaaaagcatcaaaatatgataaaactttcttttattatcacctacctatagtttttttttctcaccaattattattttacagtcatataaacccccccccccccccccaaaaaaaaaaaaacaggtttagaaaaaagtttaattctagaaatttttggctcctcagaggtgtacatccttaatttGTCTTTACTCccagaaatacattttgtactcgtatgaagcagaattaattcagaaccttctaaaatacaaaaagaaaaagcacctcgcaaaatattttaattttactctccaatatattgatgatgtcctatcattgaataacctATATTTCAGCCAATATTTACAtatcatatatcccagtgaacttgaaattaagtatactactgatactagaaggactgcttcataccctGATCTTTTCcctagatggacgacttcacacaaaaatctatgataaacgggacgatttcaactttccaattatcaatttcccatttctcagaaGTAACATACAGTCTGCTCCTTCGTattgtgtttacatatctcaattgataagGTATTCTCGTGCAAGTTCACACTATACGAACtccatatacaggagtgtgctcctaacgcagaaactccaacaaagttatgaggaggacagattaaagaTGACACTCATCACGAAtaggttgatccatacgatgtgtctttgtcgAAACTAACttaggacatttttaccacgtgttagattgtggtttgtcattacgtcgtctgatctttttttttaattaccaaacgtgacttattcccgatcgtgactgttttgctgagtatgaattcgcattgctatatgTCGTGTCACAGTTCTTTTCTTTCCCTTATTCATGTATTTAAgttatgatgttttatttgtttttcttatcttCATCTCAACGTTTGtggttgtaaatcttattttttttctgttgtattcgtgtgttatgaTCAAGATAataaatttattagattttagtttggaTCGACGAATTTTATAcgatacaagtacacacccgttatatcgcgggtccgtgactgacttaaagtatataactatgcctaagccttattttagtaattggcataggcggatccagggggggggggggggggggctgggtgGCCCGCCCCCCTttcgttggaaaaatttggttgattatatagggaatcattgaagcatgactggagcgggccccctctaattaggtcagtcagcgggcccctccttaggaaaagttctggatccgccactgattggttttgtcatctgataaagtcatgtcgattttaagatacacattttttttttgctttcaaatctttctgtttgaacccgtcgacctggaacttatcaattatcggtaatattaattatttggaaaacaaaaggtcctggctatccaggaatggagtattttttaatcaacagcattgtcctatataagtcttgctgattgctaaataaaactacaatagggaacaatttgacaatgatagaatatagtagtgtcagccctttgattatgacccgtgtatatagcaaaatcctaaatacaccgtttggtggtgcgcctgtcaaatgcggaacgtaaagataaggtaatagctaacaggtgaatatactattggtatcggtatctgATTCGACcaggaacttgttaattattggcaatattaattatgtggaaaacaaaagggtctggagtggtgtaatttttaatctacaccattgtcctatattagttatatatagagttgaattctttgatttgtcgtttttacccgatgacggctgacaaattggacctcgtaattttagtattatagatatttggtttacagtttgattcagaagaaacaccgacaaagtagataatacaatataatacaatCAATCAACTCACgccgcatcttcctatatctaattatctaattactacgaCAATTTTATATTAATGAGTATTGTAactttcattgttattaataaattttatatataaaggcaacagcagtataccgctgttcgaaactcataaatcgattgagaaaaaacaaatccaggttacaaaataaaaatgagggaaacgcatcaaatataagagaagaacaacgacactTTACAAATATTCTTGTTGTTGCATTGAAAACGGCattaaaggagggacgaaaggtaccaaagggacagtcaaactcataaatctaaaataaactgacaacgccatggctaaaaatgaaaaaggcaaacagacaaacaatagtacacatgacacaatatagaaaactaaagaataaacaacaagaaccccaccaaaaactaggggtgatctcaggtgctccggaagggacttaattcatttatatgtgttcaggttttttcgagagcagttcgggctttttcgagtgcgTCTGTGttttatcgagtgattatacaAATTTTCTGtgacttaaaattgagaatggaaatggggaatgtgtcaaagagacaacaacccgaccaaataaaaaacaacagcagagggtcaccaacaggtcttcaatgtagcgagaaattcccgcacccggaggcgtccttcagcttgcccctaaacaaatatatactagtccagtgataatgaacgccatactaatttccaaattgtataaGAATTATATAGAATGTTACGTGTTAgtatatttatgttaaaaacaataaaacaaattatgtaaCTTTTAAGGCATTAAACCAATGCGTTCATCAGTTTGATAAATGTTTACTAACACTATAATACACTTCATAACAAGTAATACTATGTTTATCTATTGtcttaaaaaatcataatatctaataaaattagtAGATTTATCTAACGAAACCTACTCGGAAAAATGCATACACTACattaatagtaataataaactcTTCggattattattatattgaaattgaactcgagttgatatcaagAAATATCCATTCTAAATCGTTATGAAAGCTATGAATAATTTCTCaatgtcacattttttttttatatattgatgatAACTCCTCAAAGCACTTACAAAATTTTGTCCGAAAACTgtaaaatcacccctttttagctcacctggccccaacgagagcttttctcatcacttggcgtccgtcgttgtccATCCTCAtggtccgttaacttttacattGTGTTGTCCATCTGATGCTCTGATATATACGTCTATAGTTTTAATTGCTGTTGAACAGATAACAATCTGAGCAGCGAAATAACTGAATTTAATTGTTATGGATAGCGGATCATGAGCAACGCAATTTTCCAAAAACCCGAAACATTATCATCACATAAGAACGTATCACACTTAGTAACAACTtgattattatataataaaagaattacagaaaaaaaaacattgttttcaaaattgtttgaACTCTTCCAGCTTGAGCTTacttttttaagataaaattattGACATGATTTTTAAGTTTTCCctgtattttgtttcttttgcatTCTGTGACTGTTTCTGTCATGACCTCTTTCTGATGGTGtagatagtttaaaaaaattcCAGGCTTTTAAtgtgatacgccagacgcgcgtttcatctacataagactcatcagtgaagctcagatcaaaatagtaagaaaATCAAACAAGTAGGCGGTATTATCGCTTTTGGACCTGGTCTTATCTTGAAGGTGAAGGTGTTTAAACAAATTTGTCCATGGACTGTTGAGACatcgttggttttttttaacatcattGTCAACAAtctgttacattttttttcatctgtTTCTGATGTAATGGTGTTTTTCATTTTGTCAGTATTATCACTAacttcatttatttcattttcttggaCGTTCTCATTTTAAGAGAGGTCGTGTTTTACAATCCATCATTTTATGGCGACTTTGATGACACGACTGGCACACACAGTCATAAGGGCAATTTTGCATAAAGTGAccttttaataaacatttatggCATATTTATTCATGCCAACTTTGTGGAATTTGTTCTATTATTGAAATGGCTAAATTCTGGTTGATCAGGATGATATATTTTgcaaatatatcaaattttaatcctggtatatatatatatatatatatgattagtttatttagcATATTTTCAATTGTTAGATCTCCTTTTCAATTTTGTGAATATCTTCACTGGCAAGCAGATATATCAACTGACTCAACATTATTTTGGAAATGCTAGTGATTTACTTTTATGCCCCACTGCATCTGTACTTTTTCTGTTTGTTCTTTGGAAATACATTCACTCCTGGTGACCAACACTTTGTACTCGTGATATTCTACTGTTAACATAATAATTCCACTATATTACTACGTTGACAAGCTAACATTAAAGGTGAATAACCATCATtatcacatttattataatctgctcctctgtctaataatatctttactatttctgtaaatCCACTCCTACAAGCAAACATCAAAGGTGATTGGTGGTTATAATTATATTCATTATAATCTGCTCCTCTGTCTAataacatctttactatttctgtgtATCCTTTATCACAAGCAAACATTAAAGGTGACTGTCCGTATTTATTACATTTATCATAATCTGCTCCTCTGTCTAataacatctttactatttctgtcaATCCACTCCTACAAGCAAACATTAAAGGTGAATAACCAGCATtatcacatttattataatctgctcctctgtctaataatatctttactatttctgtaaatCCACTCCTACAAGCAAACATCAAAGGTGATTGGTggttataattatattatattcattataatctgctcctctgtctaataacatctttactatttctgtatatCCTTTATCACAAGCAAACATTAAAGGTGACTGTCCGTATTTATTACATTTATCATAATCTGCTCCTCTGTCTAataacatctttactatttctgtatatCCTTTATCACAAGCAAACATTAAAGGTGACTTGTGGTTATAATTATATGCATTATATTCTGCTCCTCTATCTAACAGGACACTGACTATTTTTGTCTGACCATAATCACAAGCAAACATTAAAGGTGACTGCCCGTATTTATTACATTTATCACAATCTGCTTCTATACCTATCAACATATTAACTATTTCCTCACGTCCGTACATACAAGCAAACATTAAAGGTGACCAAACATTACAGACACATTCATTATAATCTGCGCCTATATCTATCAACATTTTAACCATTTCTGTATGTCCATTTTTACAAGCATACAATATAGGTGACAAACCGTTGTTGCTagatttattataatctgctcctgcatctaacaacatccttactacgTCTATATATCCATTATCACAAGCAAACATTAAAGGTGACCAATCATTACgatcacatttattataatctacCCCTCTGTCTATCAACATCTTTACAATTTCTGTATATCCTTTTGCGCAAGCTTTAGTAATAGGTGACCTGCCATCATTATCACATTTATTGCAATTGACTCCTCTGTCCAACAATATTTTAACTATTCGTGTATGTCCTCTGTTACAAGCAAACATTAAAGGCGATACACCATCTTTGTAACATTTGCTATAATCTACGCATTTTTCCAACAGCATGACTACTATTTCTGTATGCCCTTTGTCACAAGCATTCATGATAGGTGACAAACCATTGTTgctacatttattataatctacTCCATTATCTAGCAATATCTGAACTACTTCTGTATATCCTTTGCCGCAAGCAAACAATATGAGTGACCAACCATTATTTCTACATTTATTAAAATCTGCCCCTTTGTCTAACAACATGAACATTATGTCTGCATGTCCGTTGTAACACGCAACCATTATAGGTGACACAccttttttgttacatttatcatAATCTACTCCTCTGTTCAAAAATATCTtgactatttctgtatgtccttTGTTACAAGCCAGCATAAAAGGTGACACAccttttttgttgcatttaatATAATTTGCTCCTTTGTCCAACAACATCTTTACAATTTCAGTGTTTCCGTTGTAACAAGCAAACATTATAGGAGACCAACCATTAATGTTACATTTATCAAAGTCGGCTCCTCTGTCTAAGAAAAACTTTACTGTTTCTCGATGTCCCATGTTACAAGCACACATAATAGGTGACCAGTCATTGTTGTCACATTTATGTAAATCTGCTCCTTTATATAATAACATGTTCACTATATCTGTATGTCCTTTGTTACACGAACACATTAGAGGTGACACATTATtgttgtcacatttattataatctacCCCTTTGTTTAACAAAATCTGAACTATATCTGTATGCCCTACATAACAAGCGCACATTAGAGGTGACCGATCATTgatgtcacatttattataatctgctcctttgTCCAACAAATTCTTAACGATTTCTACGTGTCCTTCGTTACAAGCATGCATTACAGGTGACCAACCGTAGTGGCTACATGTATTAGAATCTGCTCCTGCGTCCAACAGCAAACCTACTCGTTTTTTATGTCCTCTGTGACAAGCACATATTATAGGTGACCAGGTATAATTGTTACATTCATCATAATATACTGCATTGTCTAACAACTTTTGTATTTCATCTGTATGATCATATTTCCCAGTTATCATTACATATGACCAATCAATATTGTCATATTTATCATAATCTTCTCCTTTTACTAACAGCATTCTCACAATTTTTTCATGCCCTCTGTTACAAGCGCACGCTATAGGTGACAAATTATCGTTGTTAcgtttattataatctgctcctctCTTTAGTAACAACTGCACTATTTCGTCAAGACCATTATAACAAGCAACCAATACAGGCGACCAGCCGTTGTTGCAACATGCATTATAATCTACACCTTTGTCTAACAATATACTAACTATTTCTGTGTATCCTTTGTTAGGAACATAGGAAACAGGTGACAAATTATTGTCTGTTATTTCGGTGTAATTTGAAATCATCACAGATGACCAAATATTGTTGTTAAATATTTTAGAATCTGCTCCTTTGTCTCGcaacattttaacaatttctGTATGTCCATTGCTACAAGCGCTCACCAAAGGTGTCCAAccattattattaaatttattacAATCTGCTCCTTTGTCAAGCAGCATTTTAACTATTTCTGAATGTCCATTGTTACAAGCACTCATAAGTGGGGAACAACCATAATTATCATGACCATTGTAATCCGCTCCTTTGTCTACCAATA is from Mytilus galloprovincialis chromosome 6, xbMytGall1.hap1.1, whole genome shotgun sequence and encodes:
- the LOC143078457 gene encoding uncharacterized protein LOC143078457, whose protein sequence is MFACRSGFTEIVKILLDRGADYNKCDNAGYSPLMFACRSGLTEIVKMLLDRGADYDKCNKYGQSPLMFACDKGYTEIVKMLLDRGADYNEYNYNHQSPLMFACRSGFTEIVKILLDRGADYNKCDNDGYSPLMLACQRSNIVELLC